Proteins from one Portunus trituberculatus isolate SZX2019 chromosome 38, ASM1759143v1, whole genome shotgun sequence genomic window:
- the LOC123514503 gene encoding uncharacterized protein LOC123514503, producing the protein MAGNVTRSRWCFVPMCKNTDKSTPGKIFVSVPSNLSIRKGWWLAARHEFPMSKAHIYCCEDHFNLKEDMENYLYYTMMGGHIRLHPGVRPHKFDCQGKITPQNENRDRLQRKRKILEILSSKENLMEPHQSP; encoded by the exons ATGGCTGGAAACGTGACTCGTAGTCGTTGGTGCTTCGTGCCGATGTGCAAGAATACTGACAAGAGTACTCCAGGGAAGATATTTGTGTCTGTGCCAAGtaatctatctataagaaaaggCTGGTGGCTCGCAGCTCGACACGAGTTTCCCATGTCCAAGGCTCATATTTACTGCTGTGAAGATCATTTCAAC CTAAAAGAAGACATGGAGAACTACTTATATTACACCATGATGGGAGGACATATCAGGCTACACCCTGGAGTTAGGCCTCACAAGTTCGACTGCCAGGGGAAGATCACACCTCAGAATGAGAACAGGGACAGgttgcagaggaagaggaagattctgGAGATTCTTTCTTCAAAAGAAAACTTAATGGAACCTCACCAAAGTCCATAG